A DNA window from Aythya fuligula isolate bAytFul2 chromosome 4, bAytFul2.pri, whole genome shotgun sequence contains the following coding sequences:
- the SMIM19 gene encoding small integral membrane protein 19, whose product MAAAAAAAAGGAGGGGASAALGESGAIDYSVHEAWNEATNVYLLVVLASLALLVYARRNKRRILRIFTLPPAAETPPEPNFYDSMKKIRLRQQLEMYSIARKYEQQQQPPKQTESVQLSVE is encoded by the exons ATGGCGgcggctgcggcggcggcggccgggggggcgggaggcggcggcgcctcAGCGGCGCTGGGCGAGAGCGGCGCCATCGACTACTCGGTGCACGAAGCCTGGAACGAGGCCACCAACGTGTacctgctggtggtgctggccAGCCTCGCCCTCCTCGTCTACGCGCGGCG GAACAAGAGGAGGATCCTGCGCATCTTCACGCTGCCGCCTGCTGCGGAGACGCCGCCCGAGCCCAACTTCTACGACAGCATGAAGAAGATCCGCCTgcggcagcagctggagatgtACTCCATCG cacGGAAGTAcgaacagcagcagcagccaccaaaACAGACTGAAAGTGTACAGCTGTCAGTGGAGTGA
- the POMK gene encoding protein O-mannose kinase translates to MEKKPHSAKRESPPREASAALLVLLVLLLNALLYLYLSELRGSSGRAEAEPSLCPFGYFRLGSVKNCSPWLSCEAINREVRKLKCVGEGAVKKVFLSEWKENKVVLSQLTNIELKEDFLHGLKMLKALQSRHVVRLLGYCEKQFTILTEYHPLGSLRGLNETLHIPKYKGMNTWHRRLMLAIDYVSIIRYLHSSPLGTLVMCDSNDLDKVLSQYLLTSDFHVLVNDLDALPLVNKSSGRLVKCGHRELQGEFVAPEQRWPYGEDVPFDDDLMPPYDEKTDIWKIPDVSNFFLGHVEGSDIVRLHLFDIHAACKRKDPAKRPSAQEILDTYRKVLTLLIREVAMPGTREML, encoded by the exons ATGGAAAAGAAGCCGCACTCGGCGAAAAGGGAGTCGCCGCCCCGGGAGGCGTCGGCGgcgctgctggtgctgctggtgctgctccttAACGCCCTGCTCTACCTCTACCTCAGCGAGCTCCGCGGCTCGTCCGGCCGTGCCGAAGCGGAGCCCAGCCTCTGCCCTTTCGGGTACTTCAGGCTGGGTTCGGTGAAAAATTGTTCCCCCTGGCTCTCCTGCGAAGCCATCAATAGGGAAGTCAGGAAGCTCAAGTGTGTTGGTGAGGGAGCCGTGAAAAAG GTCTTTCTTTCTgagtggaaggaaaacaaagtggtTCTGTCACAGCTCACCAACATAGAGCTGAAGGAGGACTTCCTCCATGGACTAAAGATGCTGAAAGCACTACAAAGCAGGCACGTTGTTCGTCTGCTTGGCTACTGTGAGAAGCAGTTCACAATCCTCACCGAGTACCATCCTCTAGGCTCCCTGAGGGGCTTGAATGAAACTCTCCACATCCCCAAATACAAGGGCATGAACACCTGGCATCGCAGGCTGATGCTTGCCATAGACTACGTGAGCATCATTCGCTACCTGCACAGCAGCCCTCTGGGCACCTTAGTGATGTGCGATTCGAATGATCTGGACAAGGTGCTCTCTCAGTACCTCCTGACAAGTGACTTTCACGTCCTGGTGAATGATTTGGATGCTCTGCCTCTCGTGAACAAGAGCAGTGGCAGGCTGGTGAAGTGTGGTCATCGTGAGCTGCAGGGCGAGTTTGTAGCTCCCGAGCAGCGGTGGCCCTATGGAGAGGATGTGCCGTTCGATGATGACCTCATGCCTCCCTATGATGAGAAAACAGACATCTGGAAAATCCCAGATGTCTCCAATTTTTTCTTGGGCCACGTTGAAGGGAGTGACATTGTGCGACTGCATTTGTTTGACATCCATGCAGCATGTAAGAGGAAGGACCCAGCCAAAAGGCCTTCTGCCCAAGAGATCTTAGACACCTACAGGAAAGTTTTAACTCTGCTGATTCGGGAGGTGGCCATGCCTGGTACTAGGGAAATGTTATAA
- the HGSNAT gene encoding heparan-alpha-glucosaminide N-acetyltransferase — MAAALAAAVAAALGALLLAPGGTEPPGDGPAAASASSFSSLWGAAERWRPPGVRMDQALLLVRNELPEQGLRLLARCGACHRCAYQLLAVLPPRGDGGPGKVVVVVDTQHPLSLLLSGSLAGSELCKIQYHFGEFGNYSLVIKTLSTSTKTVSCDVVINEGPINSYLPILFAFLVYMGILAILITGRLVMKIDPVRNWVYKKLNPRETDRLINSELGSPNTTDSVSSDPAPRLWSTTSRQRLRSLDTFRGLSLIIMVFVNYGGGKYWFFKHESWNGLTVADLVFPWFVFIMGTSISLSLSSMLRWGSSKRKVLGKILWRSFLLILLGVIVVNPNYCLGPLSWENLRIPGVLQRLGLTYLVVAALELLFTRAGADSGTLEMSCPALQDILPYWPQWIFILMLEVIWLCLTFLLPVPGCPRGYLGPGGIGDFGNYPNCTGGAAGYIDRLILGENHIYQHPSSSVLYQTTMPYDPEGILGTINTILMAFLGLQAGKIILSYRDQHKQILSRFLIWSIVMGIISAILTKCSKEEGFIPINKNLWSTSYVTTMSCFAFILLLLIYYLVDVKRLWSGAPFFYPGMNSILVYIGHEVFEDYFPFKWRMRDSQSHEEHLTQNLIATTLWVIISYVLYRKRIFWKI, encoded by the exons atggcggcggcgcTGGCTGCGGCCGtggcggcggcgctgggcgcgctgctgctggcaccgggCGGCACCGAGCCGCCTGGGGATGGCCCCGCAGccgcctccgcctcctccttctcctcactCTGGGGGGCTGCGGAGCGGTGGAGGCCTCCGGGGGTCAGGATGGATCAAGCCCTGCTGCTGGTCCGCAACGAGCTGCCCGAGCAGGGCCTCCGCCTGCTCGCCCGCTGCGGTGCCTGCCACAGG TGCGCCTACCAGCTCCTGGCCGTCCTCCCGCCGAGAGGAGACGGGGGCCCGGGcaaagtggtggtggtggtggacaCGCAGCACCCgctcagcctgctgctcagCGGCTCCCTGGCCGGCAGCGAGCTCTGCAA GATTCAGTATCATTTTGGAGAATTTGGCAATTACTCCCTGGTGATAAAGACCCTAAGCACAAGCACCAAAACAGTTTCTTGTGATGTAGTCATCAACGAAGGCCCCATCAACAGTTACCTCC CtattctctttgctttcctggTCTATATGGGAATCCTTGCTATCCTGATCACCGGGCGCCTTGTTATGAA AATTGATCCAGTCAGAAACTGGGTTTACAAGAAACTGAACCCTAGGGAAACGGATCGTCTGATTAATTCT GAGCTGGGATCCCCAAACACAACGGACTCCGTTAGCAGTGATCCTGCCCCGCGTTTGTGGAGCACAACCTCTCGCCAGCGCCTGCGTTCCCTGGACACGTTCCGAGG GCTCTCTCTTATAATTATGGTGTTTGTGAACTATGGAGGAGGAAAATACTGGTTCTTCAAACATGAGAGTTGGAATG GATTAACAGTGGCAGATCTGGTTTTTCCATG GTTTGTGTTCATTATGGGCACGTCGATATCGCTGTCACTGAGCTCCATGCTGAGGTGGGGAAGTTCCAAGCGGAAAGTGCTCGGGAAAATCCTCTGGAGGAGCTTTCTGCTGATCCTGCTGGGAGTCATAGTTGTGAATCCCAATTACTGCCTTGGGCCAC TGTCCTGGGAAAATCTGCGCatccctggggtgctgcagcgGCTGGGTCTGACGTACCTGGTGGTTGCTGCTCTCGAACTCCTGTTTACAAGAGCTGGGGCTGACAGTGGGACCTTG GAGATGTCAtgtcctgctctgcaggatATTCTACCCTACTGGCCCCAGTGGATTTTCATTCTGATGTTAGAAGTGATTTGGCTCTGCCTGACCTTTTTGTTACCCGTGCCAGGCTGTCCCAG GGGCTATCTTGGTCCTGGGGGCATTGGAGATTTTGGAAACTATCCTAACTGcactggaggagcagctggttACATTGATCGGCTGATTCTTGGAGAAAACCATATATATCAGCATCCCTCTTCTAGT GTGCTCTACCAAACAACAATGCCATATGATCCTGAAGGGATCCTGGGGACCATAAACACCATTCTTATGGCGTTTCTGGGACTGCAG GCAGGAAAAATTATCTTGTCCTACAGAGACCAGCACAAACAGATTCTGAGTCGGTTCTTGATATGGAGCATAGTAATG GGAATTATTTCTGCTATCTTGACAAAATGTTCTAAAGAAGAAGGATTTATTCCCATAAACAAGAACTTATG GTCTACATCGTATGTGACAACAATGAGCTGCTTTGCCTTCATCCTCTTATTACTGATATATTACCTTGTGGATGTCAAGAGACTGTGGTCAGGTGCTCCGTTTTTCTACCCAG